A single genomic interval of Pseudomonas sp. FeN3W harbors:
- a CDS encoding cytochrome c: protein MSETFTKGMARNIYFGGSVFFFLVFLGLTYHTEQTFPERTNASEMTEAVVRGKAVWENNNCIGCHSLLGEGAYFAPELGNVFVRRGGEEAFKPFLHAWMKAQPLGAPGRRAMPQFNLTEQQVDDMAEFLKWTSKIDTNNWPPNREG from the coding sequence ATGTCCGAGACCTTCACCAAAGGAATGGCCAGGAATATCTACTTCGGAGGAAGCGTGTTCTTCTTCCTGGTGTTCCTCGGCCTTACCTACCACACAGAGCAGACTTTCCCCGAACGCACGAACGCATCGGAAATGACCGAAGCGGTAGTACGCGGCAAGGCAGTCTGGGAAAACAACAACTGCATCGGCTGCCACAGCCTGCTCGGTGAAGGCGCCTATTTCGCGCCGGAGTTGGGCAACGTGTTCGTCCGTCGTGGTGGTGAAGAGGCCTTCAAGCCCTTCCTGCACGCCTGGATGAAGGCCCAGCCTCTCGGCGCCCCCGGTCGTCGTGCGATGCCTCAGTTCAATCTGACCGAACAGCAAGTTGACGATATGGCGGAGTTCCTCAAGTGGACTTCGAAGATCGATACCAACAACTGGCCGCCAAACAGGGAGGGTTGA
- a CDS encoding cytochrome D1 domain-containing protein, giving the protein MIRPFLLLAAAGLLAACAQQPLRGTGDLGVVVERATGSLQIIESSSQSQLARVEGLGDLSHASVVFSRDQRYAYVFGRDGGLTKVDLLRQRIDRRVIQGGNSIGGAISQDGTLIAVGNYEPGGVKVFDAKTLELVADIPATPLADGSRNSRVVGVIDVPGRRFIYSLFDTDETWLLDFSQGDQPQITRFEGIGRQPYDALLTPEGRYYIAGLFGEDGMAKIDLWHPERGVERILDGYGRGQQKLPVYKMPHLEGWTVAGNQTFVPAVGQHRVLVMDSERWQQTDAIDVAGQPIFVMARPDARQIWVNFAHPDNGKVQVIDSETHEIIADLEPGPAVLHMEFTARGDQLWLSVRDGEEIQVWDPYTLKLLKRLPAQSPSGIFFSSRAHETGL; this is encoded by the coding sequence ATGATTCGTCCTTTTCTGCTGCTGGCTGCGGCCGGTCTGCTCGCGGCCTGTGCACAGCAACCGCTGCGCGGCACCGGAGACCTGGGCGTGGTGGTGGAGCGCGCCACCGGCAGCCTGCAGATCATCGAGAGCAGCAGCCAGAGCCAGCTCGCCCGCGTCGAGGGCCTGGGCGACCTGTCCCACGCCTCGGTGGTGTTCTCCCGCGACCAGCGCTACGCCTATGTATTCGGCCGCGACGGCGGGCTGACCAAGGTCGACCTGCTGCGTCAGCGCATCGATCGTCGCGTCATCCAGGGCGGCAACAGCATCGGTGGCGCCATCAGCCAGGACGGCACGCTGATCGCTGTCGGCAACTACGAGCCGGGCGGGGTCAAGGTCTTCGATGCCAAGACCCTGGAGCTGGTCGCCGACATACCGGCTACGCCGCTGGCCGATGGCAGCCGCAATTCGCGGGTGGTCGGCGTGATCGACGTGCCCGGCCGGCGCTTCATCTACAGCCTGTTCGATACCGATGAGACCTGGCTGCTGGATTTCAGTCAGGGCGACCAGCCGCAGATCACTCGTTTCGAGGGTATCGGCCGCCAGCCCTACGATGCGCTGCTGACGCCGGAAGGGCGCTACTACATCGCCGGCCTGTTCGGCGAGGATGGCATGGCCAAGATCGATCTTTGGCATCCCGAGCGTGGTGTGGAGCGCATTCTCGATGGCTATGGCCGCGGCCAGCAGAAATTGCCGGTCTACAAGATGCCGCACCTGGAAGGCTGGACCGTGGCCGGCAACCAGACCTTCGTTCCCGCCGTCGGCCAGCATCGCGTGCTGGTGATGGATTCCGAGAGGTGGCAGCAGACCGACGCCATCGACGTCGCCGGCCAGCCGATCTTCGTCATGGCGCGACCGGACGCGCGGCAGATCTGGGTCAACTTCGCGCACCCCGACAACGGCAAGGTCCAGGTCATCGACAGCGAGACCCACGAGATCATCGCCGATCTGGAACCGGGCCCGGCGGTGCTGCACATGGAGTTCACCGCCCGTGGCGACCAGCTCTGGCTGTCGGTGCGCGATGGCGAGGAAATCCAGGTCTGGGACCCCTACACCCTGAAGCTGCTCAAGCGACTGCCGGCGCAGAGTCCGAGCGGCATCTTCTTCAGCAGCCGCGCCCACGAGACGGGGTTGTGA
- a CDS encoding ethylbenzene dehydrogenase-related protein — translation MKKTLMASAVGAVIAFGAQAAMAAAPADWSAVAATDVTLFYPGVSPVEWITKGTEHGGARALKKGETCAGCHSEEVADMGGKMASGQKLEPTPIDGKAPFINAKVQAANDGENLYLRFTWKQPAASGAAPMDADNPVKIAYMLEGGSKVQLAEAGGCWGSCHGDARTMPGAADTKTKYVKDGSLANGIFYDLNQWRSGENKAFDGHVATERVMEGGQALVDAQGQLDGDTWTVVFTRKFAGGEGDVTLAPGNVYNFGFAIHDDNATGRYHHVSLGYTLGIDAQGDITAAKQ, via the coding sequence ATGAAAAAGACCCTGATGGCCAGCGCGGTGGGGGCGGTAATCGCCTTCGGTGCACAGGCTGCTATGGCCGCGGCACCGGCTGACTGGAGCGCGGTGGCTGCGACCGACGTCACTCTGTTCTACCCCGGCGTATCGCCGGTGGAATGGATCACCAAGGGTACCGAGCACGGTGGCGCCCGGGCCCTGAAGAAAGGCGAGACCTGCGCCGGCTGCCACTCCGAGGAAGTCGCGGACATGGGCGGCAAGATGGCCAGCGGCCAGAAGCTCGAGCCCACGCCGATCGATGGCAAGGCGCCCTTCATCAATGCCAAGGTGCAGGCCGCCAACGACGGCGAGAACCTCTACCTGCGCTTCACCTGGAAACAACCCGCAGCATCCGGTGCGGCGCCGATGGACGCCGACAACCCGGTGAAGATCGCCTACATGCTCGAAGGCGGTTCCAAGGTCCAGCTGGCCGAGGCGGGCGGTTGCTGGGGCAGCTGCCACGGCGACGCGCGGACCATGCCGGGTGCAGCCGATACCAAGACCAAATACGTCAAGGACGGCTCGCTGGCCAACGGGATTTTCTACGACCTGAACCAGTGGCGCAGCGGTGAGAACAAGGCGTTCGACGGCCATGTCGCCACCGAGCGGGTGATGGAAGGCGGCCAGGCCCTGGTCGATGCCCAGGGCCAGCTCGATGGCGATACCTGGACGGTGGTGTTCACCCGCAAGTTCGCTGGCGGCGAGGGCGACGTGACACTGGCTCCGGGCAACGTCTACAACTTCGGCTTCGCCATCCATGACGACAACGCCACTGGGCGCTACCACCACGTTTCGCTCGGCTACACGCTGGGTATCGACGCCCAGGGCGATATCACCGCCGCCAAGCAGTAA
- a CDS encoding Lrp/AsnC family transcriptional regulator: MDEFDRLLINRLQHGLPLVRHPWEALAEELGSTSEALRERVQALLDDGTLTRFGPMFDIDRLGGAFTLAALSVPEARFDEVAAMLSAMPEVAHNYRREHRWNMWFVLGCETPQGIAESIARIEAGTGLAVLNLPKEETFHVGLHFPV, from the coding sequence ATGGATGAATTCGACCGGCTGCTGATCAATCGTCTGCAGCATGGCCTGCCGCTGGTGCGCCACCCCTGGGAAGCCCTGGCCGAGGAGCTGGGCAGCACCTCCGAGGCCCTGCGCGAGCGGGTCCAGGCATTGCTCGACGACGGCACGCTGACCCGCTTCGGGCCGATGTTCGACATCGACCGGCTCGGCGGCGCCTTCACCCTGGCCGCGCTGTCGGTGCCGGAGGCGCGTTTCGACGAGGTCGCCGCGATGCTCTCGGCGATGCCCGAAGTGGCACACAACTACCGCCGCGAACACCGCTGGAACATGTGGTTCGTGCTCGGTTGCGAGACCCCGCAGGGCATCGCCGAGAGCATCGCGCGCATCGAGGCCGGGACCGGCCTGGCGGTGCTGAATCTGCCGAAAGAGGAAACCTTCCATGTCGGTTTGCACTTCCCCGTCTGA
- a CDS encoding CbbQ/NirQ/NorQ/GpvN family protein, with protein MNAIEIPTAAGTPDAPFYQPLGNEEQLFQQAWQHGMPVLIKGPTGCGKTRFVQHMAHRLNLPLYTVACHDDLSAADLVGRHLIGAQGTWWQDGPLTRAVREGGICYLDEVVEARQDTAVVLHPLADDRRELFIERTGEALKAPPGFMLVVSYNPGYQNLLKGMKPSTRQRFVAMRFDYPPAAEEVRIVANEAQVDEELAAQVVKLGQALRRLEQHDLEEVASTRLLIFTARMIRSGMTPRQACLACLAEPLSDDPQTVAALMDVVDVHFA; from the coding sequence GTGAATGCGATTGAAATCCCGACTGCCGCCGGCACGCCTGACGCGCCCTTCTACCAACCGCTAGGCAACGAAGAGCAGCTGTTCCAGCAGGCCTGGCAGCACGGCATGCCGGTGCTGATCAAAGGCCCGACCGGCTGCGGCAAGACCCGCTTCGTGCAGCACATGGCGCATCGGCTGAACCTGCCGCTGTACACCGTGGCCTGCCATGACGATCTCTCCGCCGCCGACCTGGTCGGCCGTCACCTGATCGGCGCCCAGGGCACCTGGTGGCAGGATGGCCCGCTGACCCGTGCGGTGCGTGAGGGCGGCATCTGCTACCTGGACGAAGTGGTCGAGGCGCGCCAGGACACCGCCGTGGTGCTGCACCCGCTGGCCGACGACCGCCGTGAGCTGTTCATCGAGCGCACCGGCGAGGCGCTCAAGGCGCCGCCGGGTTTCATGCTGGTGGTGTCCTACAACCCCGGTTACCAGAACCTGCTCAAGGGCATGAAGCCGAGTACCCGCCAGCGTTTCGTGGCGATGCGCTTCGATTACCCGCCGGCCGCCGAGGAAGTGCGCATCGTCGCCAACGAGGCGCAGGTGGATGAAGAACTCGCCGCCCAGGTGGTCAAGCTCGGCCAGGCGCTACGCCGGCTGGAGCAGCATGATCTGGAAGAAGTCGCCTCGACCCGCCTGCTGATCTTCACCGCGCGGATGATCCGCTCCGGCATGACGCCGCGTCAGGCCTGCCTGGCCTGCCTCGCCGAACCGCTGTCGGATGACCCGCAGACAGTCGCCGCGCTGATGGATGTGGTCGATGTCCACTTCGCCTGA
- a CDS encoding cytochrome C oxidase subunit IV family protein: MSASKNLLACWLGLALLSVSTVLLGNAGATLALTAAVLLTAFGKAWLITDGFMELRHAPRTWRLLLLAWPLVLVLGVLLTLL; the protein is encoded by the coding sequence ATGTCCGCTTCGAAGAATCTGCTAGCCTGCTGGCTCGGCCTGGCACTGCTGTCGGTTTCCACCGTGCTGCTGGGCAACGCCGGCGCCACGCTGGCGTTGACCGCTGCCGTTCTGCTCACGGCGTTCGGCAAGGCCTGGCTGATCACCGACGGTTTCATGGAGCTGCGCCATGCCCCGCGGACGTGGCGTCTGCTGCTGCTCGCCTGGCCGCTGGTACTGGTGCTCGGCGTGCTGCTGACCCTGCTCTGA
- a CDS encoding Lrp/AsnC family transcriptional regulator, whose amino-acid sequence MQIDALSRRLIDRYQHGMPLCAEPYRAMAEELGCSEHEVLACLRQLHEGGGLSRIGPVFEHSRAGASTLVALAVPEARLEQIAARINAFPEVNHNYLREHRYNLWFVLTGPDRPHLDRLLAEIEADTGLTPLDLPMQQAFRIDLGFPLGDPS is encoded by the coding sequence ATGCAGATCGACGCCCTCAGCCGCCGCCTGATCGACCGCTACCAGCACGGCATGCCGCTGTGCGCCGAGCCTTACCGCGCCATGGCCGAGGAACTGGGCTGCAGCGAGCACGAGGTGCTCGCCTGTCTCCGACAGCTGCACGAGGGCGGTGGCCTGTCGCGCATCGGCCCGGTGTTCGAGCACAGCCGTGCCGGCGCCAGCACCCTGGTCGCGCTGGCCGTGCCCGAGGCTCGGCTGGAGCAGATCGCGGCGCGCATCAATGCGTTCCCCGAGGTCAACCACAACTACCTGCGCGAGCATCGCTACAACCTCTGGTTCGTGCTGACCGGGCCGGATCGGCCACACCTCGACCGGCTGCTGGCCGAAATCGAGGCCGATACCGGGCTGACTCCGCTCGACCTGCCGATGCAGCAGGCCTTTCGCATCGACCTCGGCTTTCCGCTGGGAGATCCATCATGA
- a CDS encoding Lrp/AsnC family transcriptional regulator, producing MSVCTSPSDDGLSRRLIELTEAGLPLVADPWAWLAAELGIDVDATLALLQRLQADGAIRRIAAVPNHYRLGYRHNGMTVWDVDDAEIARLGALIGAQPFVSHCYRRPRQEGWPYNLFAMVHGRDASDIEAYRNQIRALLGSACRANEILVSSRILKKTGLRLTTQRRA from the coding sequence ATGTCGGTTTGCACTTCCCCGTCTGATGATGGCCTGAGCCGCCGCCTGATCGAGTTGACCGAGGCCGGGCTGCCGCTGGTGGCCGATCCCTGGGCCTGGCTCGCCGCTGAGCTGGGCATCGACGTCGATGCCACCCTGGCGCTGCTGCAGCGGCTGCAGGCGGACGGTGCGATCCGGCGTATCGCGGCGGTACCCAACCACTACCGCCTCGGTTACCGGCACAACGGCATGACCGTGTGGGACGTCGACGACGCCGAGATCGCGAGACTGGGTGCGCTGATCGGCGCCCAGCCCTTCGTCAGTCACTGCTATCGCCGACCGCGGCAGGAAGGCTGGCCATACAATCTGTTCGCCATGGTGCATGGGCGTGATGCCAGTGACATCGAGGCCTACCGCAACCAGATTCGCGCGCTGCTGGGCAGCGCCTGCCGGGCCAACGAGATACTGGTATCCAGCCGCATTCTGAAGAAGACCGGTCTGCGCCTGACGACCCAACGCCGCGCCTGA
- a CDS encoding cytochrome c oxidase subunit 3 family protein yields MSTSPEATSQLHRRLPGDLAMWFFILAELTVFAILILAFAATQMLNPELFSESRAALDSSIGLALTLSLLTSGLFAALAVEQVREARSGRATLLLLAALGTSCVYVVLKLNEYSHLAGLGLGMEHNTFFTLYWILTGFHFLHVLLGMVILGWLAMRCRRGAYGPNEHSGLESGVLYWHMVDMVWVLLFPLVYVLR; encoded by the coding sequence ATGTCCACTTCGCCTGAAGCCACCAGCCAACTGCACCGGCGCCTGCCGGGCGACCTGGCGATGTGGTTCTTCATCCTCGCCGAGCTGACCGTCTTCGCCATCCTGATCCTGGCGTTCGCCGCCACGCAGATGCTCAATCCAGAGCTGTTCAGCGAGAGCCGCGCGGCACTGGACAGCTCCATCGGCCTGGCGCTGACCTTGAGCCTGCTGACCTCCGGGCTGTTCGCCGCGCTGGCGGTGGAACAGGTGCGCGAAGCCCGCTCCGGGCGCGCGACGCTGTTGCTGCTCGCCGCGCTGGGCACGTCCTGCGTCTACGTGGTGCTCAAACTCAACGAGTACAGCCACCTGGCCGGGCTCGGCCTGGGCATGGAACACAATACCTTCTTTACCCTGTACTGGATTCTGACCGGCTTTCATTTCCTGCATGTGCTGCTGGGCATGGTGATTCTCGGCTGGCTGGCCATGCGCTGCCGCCGCGGTGCCTACGGGCCGAACGAGCACAGCGGCCTGGAATCCGGCGTGCTCTACTGGCACATGGTGGATATGGTCTGGGTGCTGCTGTTCCCGCTGGTCTACGTGCTGAGGTAA
- a CDS encoding c-type cytochrome has protein sequence MKKILIPMLALGGALTLQPALAQDGEALFKSKPCAACHSIDAKLVGPAFKEVAAKYAGQDGAADLLAGHIKNGSQGVWGPIPMPPNAVTEEEAKILAEWVLSHK, from the coding sequence ATGAAGAAAATCCTTATCCCGATGCTCGCCCTGGGCGGCGCGCTGACCCTGCAGCCGGCACTGGCGCAGGATGGTGAGGCGCTGTTCAAGAGCAAGCCTTGCGCGGCTTGCCACAGCATCGATGCCAAGCTGGTCGGTCCGGCGTTCAAGGAAGTCGCCGCCAAGTACGCAGGACAGGACGGCGCTGCCGATCTGCTGGCTGGCCACATCAAGAACGGCAGCCAGGGCGTATGGGGTCCGATCCCGATGCCGCCGAACGCCGTCACCGAAGAAGAAGCCAAGATCCTCGCCGAGTGGGTTCTTAGCCACAAGTAA
- a CDS encoding nitrite reductase: MSNVGKPILAGLIAGLSLLGLAVAQAAAPEMTAEEKEAAKQIYFERCAGCHGVLRKGATGKNLEPHWSKTDADGKKTEGGTLNLGTKRLENIIAYGTEGGMVNYDDILTKEEINMMARYIQNTPDVPPEFSLQDMKDSWKLIVPVDQRPKKQLNNINLKNVFAITLRDAGKLALVDGDTHTIWKVLDTGYAVHISRLSASGRYVYTVGRDGLTTIIDMWYEEPTTVATVRLGSDARSVDTSKFKGYEDKYLIGGTYWPPQYSIMDGETLEPIKVVSTRGQTVDGEYHPEPRVASIVASHIKPEWVVNVKETGQIILVDYTDLKNLKTTTIESAKFLHDGGWDYSKRYFMVAANASNKVAAVDTKTGKLAALVDTAKIPHPGRGANFIHPQFGPVWTTGHLGDDVVSLISTASEDPKYAKYKEHNWKVVQELKMPGAGNLFVKTHPKSKNLWADAPMNPEREVAESVYVYDLADLSKEPKRLDVAKDSGLPESKAIRRATHPEYNEAGNEVWISLWGGKTDQSAIVIYDDKTLKLKKVITDPAIVTPTGKFNVFNTMHDVY, from the coding sequence ATGAGCAATGTCGGTAAACCTATCCTGGCTGGCCTGATCGCCGGCCTTTCGTTGCTTGGTCTGGCAGTCGCCCAGGCTGCTGCCCCAGAGATGACCGCCGAAGAAAAGGAGGCGGCCAAGCAGATCTATTTCGAACGCTGTGCCGGTTGCCATGGCGTTCTACGTAAAGGAGCCACGGGCAAGAACCTCGAGCCGCACTGGAGCAAGACCGACGCGGACGGCAAGAAGACCGAGGGCGGCACCCTCAACCTGGGCACCAAGCGCCTGGAGAACATCATTGCCTATGGCACTGAGGGCGGGATGGTCAACTATGACGACATCCTGACCAAGGAAGAGATCAACATGATGGCGCGTTACATCCAGAACACCCCGGATGTGCCGCCGGAGTTCTCCCTGCAGGACATGAAGGACAGCTGGAAGCTCATCGTTCCGGTTGATCAGCGTCCGAAGAAGCAGCTGAACAACATCAACCTGAAGAACGTGTTCGCCATCACCCTGCGCGATGCCGGCAAGCTGGCCCTGGTCGACGGCGATACCCACACCATCTGGAAGGTGCTGGACACCGGCTACGCGGTACACATCTCGCGTCTGTCCGCTTCCGGCCGTTACGTCTACACCGTTGGCCGCGACGGCCTGACCACCATCATCGACATGTGGTACGAAGAGCCGACCACCGTCGCCACCGTGCGTCTGGGCTCCGATGCCCGTTCCGTGGACACCTCCAAGTTCAAGGGCTACGAGGACAAGTACCTGATCGGTGGCACCTACTGGCCGCCGCAGTACTCGATCATGGACGGCGAGACCCTGGAGCCGATCAAGGTCGTATCCACCCGCGGTCAGACCGTCGACGGCGAATACCACCCCGAGCCGCGCGTAGCGTCCATCGTCGCTTCGCACATCAAGCCGGAGTGGGTGGTCAACGTGAAGGAAACCGGGCAGATCATCCTGGTCGACTACACCGACCTTAAGAACCTCAAGACCACCACCATCGAGTCGGCCAAGTTCCTCCACGACGGTGGCTGGGACTACTCCAAGCGCTACTTCATGGTCGCTGCCAACGCCTCCAACAAGGTCGCTGCGGTCGATACCAAGACCGGCAAGCTGGCCGCGCTGGTCGACACCGCGAAGATCCCGCACCCGGGTCGCGGCGCCAACTTCATCCATCCGCAGTTCGGCCCGGTCTGGACCACCGGCCACCTGGGTGACGACGTGGTCTCGCTGATCTCCACCGCTTCCGAGGATCCGAAGTACGCCAAGTACAAGGAGCACAACTGGAAGGTGGTGCAGGAACTGAAGATGCCGGGCGCCGGCAACCTGTTCGTCAAGACCCATCCGAAATCGAAGAACCTCTGGGCCGACGCGCCGATGAACCCCGAGCGGGAAGTCGCCGAGTCCGTCTACGTCTACGACCTGGCCGATCTGAGCAAGGAACCCAAGCGTCTCGACGTCGCCAAGGATTCCGGTCTGCCGGAAAGCAAGGCGATCCGTCGCGCCACCCATCCCGAGTACAACGAGGCGGGTAACGAGGTGTGGATCTCCCTGTGGGGCGGCAAGACCGACCAGTCCGCGATCGTGATCTACGACGACAAGACGCTGAAGCTGAAGAAGGTGATCACCGACCCGGCAATCGTCACGCCGACCGGCAAGTTCAACGTCTTCAACACCATGCACGACGTGTACTAA
- a CDS encoding Lrp/AsnC family transcriptional regulator has protein sequence MTGCLNDLQALQLRRLLEGGLPLAARPYQRLAEQIGSVEAQVLEQIQCWQEEGLFRRFGLVLKHRALGFRANAMLVMDIPDAQVDEVGRRLGLAAGVNLCYQRPRRLPQWPYNLFCMVHGREREQVCRLIERLLADNGLSDVPHQLLFSTRAFKQCGGRFAPPLPEVANG, from the coding sequence ATGACCGGTTGTCTCAATGACCTGCAGGCGCTGCAGCTGCGTCGCCTGCTCGAGGGTGGCCTGCCGCTGGCCGCACGTCCGTATCAGCGGCTCGCCGAGCAGATCGGCAGCGTCGAGGCGCAGGTCCTCGAACAGATCCAATGCTGGCAGGAAGAAGGGCTGTTCCGCCGCTTCGGCCTGGTGCTCAAGCATCGCGCGCTGGGTTTTCGCGCCAACGCCATGCTGGTGATGGACATCCCCGATGCGCAGGTCGACGAAGTCGGGCGGCGGCTCGGCTTGGCCGCCGGCGTCAATCTCTGTTACCAGCGCCCGCGGCGTCTGCCGCAGTGGCCCTACAATCTGTTTTGCATGGTCCATGGCCGCGAGCGCGAGCAGGTCTGCCGGCTGATCGAGCGCCTGCTGGCGGACAACGGCCTGAGCGATGTGCCGCATCAGCTGCTGTTCAGCACGCGGGCCTTCAAACAGTGCGGTGGCCGTTTTGCACCGCCGCTGCCCGAGGTCGCCAATGGATGA
- a CDS encoding cytochrome c — protein sequence MTVARHAVSRLGLALASFLLFPLALAAAPAAERQAKLDHLLLQDCGSCHGLRMTGGLGPALTREALAGKPRDSLIVTVTHGRPGTAMPGWNVLLDEQDIAWLVDRLLEGYPKP from the coding sequence ATGACAGTTGCCCGACACGCCGTTTCACGTCTGGGACTGGCCCTGGCGTCCTTTCTCCTGTTTCCCCTTGCCCTGGCCGCGGCCCCCGCTGCCGAACGCCAGGCGAAGCTCGACCATCTGCTACTTCAGGACTGTGGCTCCTGCCATGGCCTGCGCATGACCGGCGGTCTCGGACCCGCGCTCACCCGCGAGGCGCTAGCCGGCAAACCCCGTGACAGTCTGATCGTCACCGTGACCCACGGCCGCCCTGGCACCGCCATGCCCGGTTGGAATGTGCTGCTCGACGAGCAGGACATCGCCTGGCTGGTCGACCGCCTGCTCGAAGGATATCCCAAGCCATGA
- a CDS encoding cytochrome c3 family protein: MTDQDGNKQKKGGILALLRRPSARYSLGGILVVGIVAGIVFWGGFNTALEATNTETFCISCHEMGDNVYPEYKETIHYANRTGVRATCPDCHVPRDWTHKMVRKVEASKELWGKIVGTIDTAEKFEAKRLTLARREWARMRASDSRECRNCHSLESMSSDMQKQRARKQHEMAREDNLTCIACHKGIAHHLPEGMTEEDED; this comes from the coding sequence ATGACAGATCAAGACGGCAACAAGCAAAAGAAGGGCGGCATCCTTGCGCTACTGCGGCGGCCGAGCGCGCGCTACTCGCTCGGCGGCATTCTAGTGGTGGGCATTGTTGCCGGCATCGTCTTCTGGGGCGGCTTCAACACCGCGCTGGAGGCTACCAACACCGAAACCTTCTGCATCTCCTGTCACGAGATGGGGGACAACGTATACCCCGAGTACAAGGAGACCATTCACTACGCCAACCGCACCGGCGTTCGCGCAACCTGCCCGGACTGCCATGTGCCGCGCGACTGGACGCACAAGATGGTGCGCAAGGTCGAGGCCTCCAAGGAGCTATGGGGCAAGATCGTCGGCACCATCGACACCGCCGAAAAGTTCGAGGCCAAGCGGCTGACCCTGGCGCGTCGCGAATGGGCCCGGATGCGGGCATCCGATTCCCGCGAGTGCCGCAACTGCCACAGCCTGGAAAGCATGAGCTCCGACATGCAGAAACAGCGAGCCCGCAAGCAGCATGAGATGGCGCGCGAAGACAACCTGACCTGCATCGCTTGCCACAAGGGCATCGCGCACCACCTGCCCGAAGGTATGACCGAAGAAGACGAAGACTGA